In Antechinus flavipes isolate AdamAnt ecotype Samford, QLD, Australia chromosome 6, AdamAnt_v2, whole genome shotgun sequence, the sequence TGGGAAGTACAAGTAGAGAAGGCTTTCTGTCGGCCTTCAGCAGAATGGATCTTCAGGATGGTGATGAATATTAGCAAATAAGAAGTAAAGACGacaagaaatggggaaaagacagTTAATAGCCCTATGATATAAAATAGTAACTCAGTGTTGTGAGTATCAGAACAAGAGAGAACTAGGAGAGGGGCAACATCACAGAAAAAGTGATGGACTACATTAGAACTACAAAAGGAAAGGCTGAATATGGTTCCTATGCCTATGGAAGAAGCCAAAAGGCTACAGATGTGGACACCACTGACCAAAAATGCACACACTGTTGAAGTCATGGTAGTGGTATAATGTAAGGGCTTACACACAGCTGCATGGCGATCATAGGCCATGCAGGCTAAGAGGAAACTTTCAGCGACCCCAAAGTTCGCAAAGAAGAACAATTGTGTTGCACATGCCTTGTAGGAAATGGTCTTGTCCCCTGGGAGGAGCCCAGCCATCACCTTGGGAGTAACAGCAGAAGAGTAGCCAAAATCCACCAGAGAGAGGTTACTGAGGAAGAAATACATGGGAGTGTGGAGGTGAGGATCCCAGGAAATCAGACCTATTATTCCCAGGTTCCCTACCAGGGTGATGAGGTAGATGAGGGTGAACATGATGAAGAGAGGAACCTGAAGCTCTGGAACGTCTGTTAATCCTAGGAGGATGAACTCACTCACTTCAGATCTGTTCTCCATTGATGTCATTTGGGAGTGATGTCATTCACCTGCACAAAAGGACAACCATCAAAGAAAGTCATTCTATAGCATGAAGGACTCCAAGAAAAAATATGGTCAGAGACCTATCTTGTGTAGGGACAGAGATATGGAGCTAAGGGACTGAAAGTATAAAGGTAGTGGTCATTTGTCATTGCAGTTACTTTAGGTTTCTGAAAGTCCTTGATCCAGTTTCTCAAAGAGTGACAGTCCCTCATGTATTAATTCCCCCCATTTCCTAAACATTAAATTCTTCAAAGTGATACTGCTCattccaagaaaagaaaaaccaaacacCTTTCTTTTCTGGCAAAATTTATTATAAGATCGAGTAGAGTTGTGTGTGGGGGGCTATTGTTGCTTGGGCTTGAAAAACTAGATCTTTTCAAAGGAATATCTTTCaatgataaaaagaggaaaggaagaaagaagagggagatatAGATTTCACCTAAGGAAAAAGACCCCAAATCTTTAGGTTCTGAGCTACTTATGAACTCTTCAAAAGTGAGCATATATATGGAGCTACTGGATTTTACCTCCCTTGAGATTTCTAGAGAAGGATTGGTTGAACAATTACTGGTTATGCAGTGCAAAGGATTCTTTTGCAAGTGTGGGTTTAATGATACTACTTCAATAGCATTTACATGGTGTCAAGGAATAGGCAACACTTTTATAtagatcttatttgatcctttcaaTAATCCATTGAGTTAGATTATTCCCATTTAGCCTATGGGGAacatgaggtaaaaaaaaaagttgaatgacTTATTtggggtcacatggctagtaaatatctaaaattGGAATTAAGCATGTCTTCCTGAATGCAAGCCTATAGTTCAATCCAATCTGCTGCCTTTGTTGTGTAGGTCTAGGACCTTTGGATGCTATAACCGAATATCTTTAGATGATTGATTAGAAAGCTCAGGCAACccaaagaatataataaaacctTATACATTTTTTATTCCTACTAGAGTGTCTAACTTGCAGCCAGAGGCATCTGGCCCAATCAGAATATAAtggaattagaaaatatttaaataaatagatatacacatataataaaacatattatatagttatttaaGGCAATATATCAAGAGCAccaattttcatttattcttgacTCTGGCAAGAGCAGCCAGGCTAGCaagataattaaaacaaaaatactgaaatattgaaaaatagttctttctcattttatgggAATATGTGAATCGTGGCTATACTGCTTTCTGATTATATGCTCATGGAAAGAGAAGCCCCTTTCTCTCTTTGGGAACAtgtccttatctatgaaatgggaacaataatgtCTAAGTAACTGCCTAATAGTTTAGCATTTAGAGTGAGATTgttatataaagtgctttgttcAGTATGAGATTTTATATGAGTTGtctgctgctattattatcttaatttgtaaCACTCCTCCTACTACTGTCTCACTTTGGATGTATTTTTTAAGTTCTGTTGAATCAGTTGTCTAAGATGACttgcttttctcatctgtaaagtaaaggtTTGGATTAATCACCACTGATATCCCTTCTAAAATCTTTGATTCTGTATGGGCACAAGCACGAattagtattaaaaattaattagtattcaaagcactttatagagAGATAGCTAggtagatatttatatatatatatatatatacatatagatatatagatatatgtttatatatataaatgtgtctatgtgtatgtatacatagacacaatatacatatactatatatacatatatacatatttatgactACTTTATTTTCTAATAAGTATTATACAACACATAGGCAAAAACataataattccttaaatttttatttaaaagtattttggaggaagaagggaaaactcCATTTTTACATCTCATTCTGTATTTAATCAGGTATTTTCCTTTAATATTAAAGACCTAGTGCAAAGCAAATCTTGTAATAAAGATTTAACGTAATATTGGTCATGTACATGGTATTCTTGAGCCATCTTGATAACTGGTATTAATGaaacaattacatgtaaacaagtCCAATGGCATTCTGCTTGAAGTTCTTCAGACTGGATGACCTCAGCTCTCAATATCTAAAGTCTTTTTAGGTCAGCAGGGCACACAAGACGATTCACTTTCTACTCATGAATTAATAAGGGTTTGAGAGCATATTTTGGAAGATTCCTATTTTGGAAAGAATACTTGAgtaggaatcagaagacctgagttttaatcttGATTGGATTGGACACTAATTTGTTTTTGATGTCAGACAAGTACATTAATCATATCAGGTCTTTGTCTTCTCATTTGGAAATAATACACCTTAAAGTATAGAAGTTGCAAGACAATTGTGGGCAAAGTGTTTTTGAAACACAAAGTGTGAGAGAGATAACTGAGTTTGGCTGACaaaaactaatgaattaatatatgataatttaagaaagaaaacaaatgctctGAGAAGCACAACAAATGTGGAACACAGGACGCAGAGATCATAGTAAACCATGAATATCTTGAGGAAGTgtgatataatagaaaagaaCTTGGAgttaaatttagatttaaaatttctccttagACACTTTATAACTGTGTatcactggacaagtcacttaacactctCAATCTCAATTActcaattaatataataatagcccttttctgtcttttttttttaatacaatacaaaataagaaaacaaaacagaataaaaagagaaagaaaagcacaataaaaaagacaacaaaacattgtcatgtgctgAACAAAATATCAGGGAATATTCcaaataaataacattaaatttCCATTATAAGAAAGCATAtagaataatagaagagattatactCATGTGTGTTCCtcccttttgttctttgctgtgcactttttactttattctttccccctttcattcACCCCATCTCTCCCAAAGATGCTACAGGTGTGCACTGATATAtctttatacatacatgcatatatacctatacatacatacttgTATATGCAAAcgtgcctatatatatatacatagagagagagtgtgtgtgtcaCACcaactcacacatatacatatatctattatatctatatctatatatatatatatatatatacatatatatatacttccatAGATATAAATTCACATATACTCAGatacatatatttgcacataCATTTACTCAAATATAAACATGCATCAGAAACAATGTTAACATGGGTGAAGCATAATGTAGGTTTCTCTCTCgtttgaatctttaagtttgactttgtctaaaatTTATGATGACTTGcactattttttctaataaattctactcctgatccttattGTAGTAattgtgtatatttcttattaCCCCTTTTTGCTAACACGTCTACATTATTTCTGTCCTTTAACTTGCCTTGGAATTACTTTACCTCCTTCCACCCATAGATccctctcttaacttctccccccaccatttccttccttctttgttgcATTTCTATTAATCTACCCAACTTTATCCTACTGTTAAATTAAACACCCTTATCTAGCTCACCTTATCTTTTATTCCTTGCCTGTTAATCTATATACCttgtcccactgccataaatctacacaTCCTTCTATAACCCACTTTATCATCTTCCCtaatcccttatttctttatagattttgaaggatgATATACCCTTCGTTGTATATATGTCTTTCCAtcgttttttattttattttattaagattatctagctcattgtttcttataagcacaatagtattccaccataatcatataccacaacttgttcaggcaAGTTTTtatttagatctttctgactcccgATTCATCCCTTTCTGAATTGTCTTGCTGCTCTCTACATGAACACCTTAACCTTATATTATATTTCCCAGGACCTACCTGATATTAGAATATAGGTGGATGAGACTGCAAAGGAGGAGAGTTGACCAAGCAACGTCATATGAGTATCTTGGGTCTGAAGTCCCAGTCTACATTTATACCTGGTGCCTTTAAAGAAACTCTTCCCTAGTCCTTGTTTTTAGGTATTCCTTTAAATCAAGAGAGATCATTGCAGCTGCAAGGATGGAGGTAGAGTTAGTGACCTTCCTTCCTGCTCAGTCTCAGAAGGAACAATGGAAAGCAGATGCATAAATGACTCTAGGGACTGCTGTCTCCAGGCTGGTCCCATATCAGTGAGATCTAAAAGTCAAATAATGGGAAGTCAATAG encodes:
- the LOC127541799 gene encoding olfactory receptor 5B2-like translates to MTSMENRSEVSEFILLGLTDVPELQVPLFIMFTLIYLITLVGNLGIIGLISWDPHLHTPMYFFLSNLSLVDFGYSSAVTPKVMAGLLPGDKTISYKACATQLFFFANFGVAESFLLACMAYDRHAAVCKPLHYTTTMTSTVCAFLVSGVHICSLLASSIGIGTIFSLSFCSSNVVHHFFCDVAPLLVLSCSDTHNTELLFYIIGLLTVFSPFLVVFTSYLLIFITILKIHSAEGRQKAFSTCTSHLTAVSIFYGTIIFMYFQPSSNHSMDSDKIASVFYTMVIPMLNPLVYSLRNKDVKNAFRKALRGPELQLDHLFS